Proteins co-encoded in one Raphanus sativus cultivar WK10039 unplaced genomic scaffold, ASM80110v3 Scaffold0166, whole genome shotgun sequence genomic window:
- the LOC108843183 gene encoding protein phosphatase 2C 56, whose product MEEVSPTVAMPFMPFPETQQMELAGIMLGKGYCNGQYSENGSCSVSESRKVLTSRINSPNLNMKKESSSSEIVAGEEINGSDERPTVEKKKMISRTESRSLFEFKSVPLYGATSICGRRPEMEDAVSTIPRFLQSPTNSMLDGRFNPQTTAHFFGVYDGHGGSQVANYCRERMHLALAEEIAKEKPMLCDGDTWQEKWKKALFNSFLRVDSEVETVAPETVGSTSVVAVVFPSHIFVANCGDSRAVLCRGKTALPLSTDHKPDREDEAARIEAAGGKVIRWNGARVFGVLAMSRSIGDRYLKPSIIPDPEVTAVRRVKEDDCLILASDGVWDVMTDEEACEMARKRILLWHKKNAVAGDASLHTDERRGEGKDPAAMSAAEYLSKLALQRGSKDNITVVVVDLKPQRKFKSKPLN is encoded by the exons ATGGAGGAAGTATCACCAACCGTCGCTATGCCTTTCATGCCGTTCCCTGAAACTCAGCAGATGGAGTTAGCAGGGATCATGCTGGGTAAAGGCTACTGCAACGGCCAATACTCAGAGAACGGCTCGTGCTCTGTTTCTGAGTCTAGGAAAGTTTTGACCTCTCGGATCAACTCACCTAACTTAAACATGAAGAAGGAGTCATCATCATCGGAGATAGTCGCCGGAGAAGAGATCAACGGCTCAGATGAGAGACCGACggttgagaagaagaagatgataagcAGAACAGAGAGTAGGAGTCTGTTCGAGTTCAAGAGCGTGCCTTTGTACGGTGCGACTTCGATCTGCGGGAGAAGACCGGAGATGGAAGATGCTGTCTCCACGATACCGAGGTTCCTTCAATCTCCGACCAACTCGATGTTAGATGGTCGGTTCAATCCTCAGACGACCGCTCATTTCTTCGGTGTCTACGACGGCCACGGCGGTTCTCAG GTAGCGAACTACTGCAGAGAGAGGATGCATTTGGCTTTAGCGGAGGAGATTGCTAAGGAGAAGCCGATGCTCTGCGATGGCGACACGTGGCAGGAGAAGTGGAAGAAGGCTCTGTTCAACTCGTTTCTCCGCGTTGACTCGGAGGTTGAGACGGTCGCGCCGGAGACCGTTGGGTCAACGTCGGTCGTCGCGGTTGTCTTCCCGAGTCATATCTTTGTCGCGAACTGCGGTGACTCTAGAGCTGTTCTTTGTCGTGGCAAAACTGCGCTTCCGTTGTCCACTGACCATAAG CCGGATAGAGAAGATGAAGCGGCGAGGATTGAAGCCGCCGGAGGGAAAGTGATCCGGTGGAACGGAGCTCGTGTGTTCGGTGTTCTCGCCATGTCAAGATCGATTG GGGATAGGTACTTGAAACCATCGATCATTCCTGATCCGGAAGTGACGGCTGTTAGGAGAGTTAAAGAAGATGACTGTCTGATTCTAGCGAGTGACGGTGTTTGGGATGTAATGACGGATGAGGAAGCGTGTGAGATGGCTCGGAAGCGTATTCTCTTGTGGCACAAGAAGAACGCCGTGGCTGGAGATGCGTCGTTGCACACGGATGAGCGGAGAGGGGAAGGGAAAGATCCTGCGGCGATGTCTGCGGCTGAGTACTTGTCAAAGCTAGCTTTACAGAGAGGAAGCAAAGACAACATAACTGTGGTGGTTGTTGATTTGAAGCCTCAGAGGAAATTCAAGAGCAAACCCTTGAACTAA
- the LOC108839500 gene encoding plant intracellular Ras-group-related LRR protein 8 isoform X1 — translation MMGYEQMNQMTMKTTTMMKNFNKVGPISTPHKKTMRRSVSAIDGGATAEAAGEGDRGQNLETLDLSGMSLASLPASSINLASISKLDLSNNNIQFLIQQIPESLVARMLNLWALDLHSNQLKTLPNSIGCLSKLKILNVSGNNLQALPKTIEDCRSLEELNANFNELTLLPDTIGFELTNLTKLSVNSNKLVLLPSSLGHLTSLRVLDARLNCLVSLPEDLENLVNLQVLNVSQNFQHLKTLPYSVGLLISLVELDVSYNGIRVLPDSIGCLRRIQKLSVEGNPLVSPPFEVVEHGLEAVKQYMSEKMTESNNKTPTKKKLWGIGKMVKYKTFHGFSSSPGRSPGRRTGGDRHREEREGFINVSDYRQIDGLASPRHVSLFNPRRLLSPLSTFFSPPRY, via the exons ATGATGGGCTACGAGCAGATGAATCAGATGACAATGAAGACAACGACGATGATGAAGAATTTCAATAAGGTGGGACCAATCAGTACTCCACACAAGAAAACAATGAGGAGAAGTGTGTCGGCCATTGATGGTGGTGCGACCGCTGAGGCAGCTGGAGAAGGAGATCGCGGCCAGAATCTCGAGACTCTCGATCTTAGCGGCATGTCCTTGGCTTCCCTCCCAGCATCTTCTATCAACTTAGCTTCCATCTCGAAACTCGATCTCTCCAATAACAATATTCAg TTTCTCATACAGCAAATTCCGGAGTCTCTAGTAGCGAGAATGTTAAACTTGTGGGCATTGGATTTGCACTCCAATCAGCTCAAAACGCTCCCAAACTCCATTGGATGTCTTTCCAAGCTTAAGATTCTTAATGTCTCTGGAAACAACCTACAAGCTCTCCCCAAAACTATCGAAGATTGCAG ATCGCTGGAAGAGCTGAACGCCAACTTCAACGAGCTGACACTGCTTCCAGATACGATAGGGTTCGAGCTAACGAATTTGACAAAGCTCTCCGTCAATTCAAACAAGCTTGTCCTGTTACCAAGCTCCCTTGGCCACTTAACGTCGCTACGTGTGCTTGACGCGCGGCTTAACTGCCTCGTATCGCTCCCTGAGGATCTAGAGAACCTCGTGAACCTTCAGGTCCTTAACGTTAGCCAGAACTTCCAGCACTTGAAGACGTTACCTTACTCCGTTGGGTTATTGATATCTCTAGTGGAGCTTGACGTTAGTTATAACGGGATTAGGGTTTTACCGGACTCCATCGGCTGTCTTCGCCGGATTCAGAAGCTCTCCGTCGAGGGTAATCCCCTCGTCTCCCCACCTTTTGAAGTG GTGGAACATGGTTTGGAAGCAGTGAAGCAGTACATGAGCGAGAAGATGACCGAGTCTAATAACAAAACTCCGACGAAGAAAAAGTTGTGGGGCATTGGTAAGATGGTCAAGTACAAGACCTTTCACGGCTTTAGCTCATCTCCGGGAAGGTCTCCAGGAAGGAGAACCGGCGGTGACCGCCATAGAGAGGAGAGGGAAGGCTTCATCAACGTCTCCGACTACCGCCAAATCGACGGACTAGCTTCCCCGAGACACGTGTCCCTCTTCAACCCGCGTCGCCTCTTGTCTCCATTATCCACGTTTTTCTCTCCTCCAAGGTATTAG
- the LOC108839500 gene encoding plant intracellular Ras-group-related LRR protein 8 isoform X2, whose amino-acid sequence MMGYEQMNQMTMKTTTMMKNFNKVGPISTPHKKTMRRSVSAIDGGATAEAAGEGDRGQNLETLDLSGMSLASLPASSINLASISKLDLSNNNIQQIPESLVARMLNLWALDLHSNQLKTLPNSIGCLSKLKILNVSGNNLQALPKTIEDCRSLEELNANFNELTLLPDTIGFELTNLTKLSVNSNKLVLLPSSLGHLTSLRVLDARLNCLVSLPEDLENLVNLQVLNVSQNFQHLKTLPYSVGLLISLVELDVSYNGIRVLPDSIGCLRRIQKLSVEGNPLVSPPFEVVEHGLEAVKQYMSEKMTESNNKTPTKKKLWGIGKMVKYKTFHGFSSSPGRSPGRRTGGDRHREEREGFINVSDYRQIDGLASPRHVSLFNPRRLLSPLSTFFSPPRY is encoded by the exons ATGATGGGCTACGAGCAGATGAATCAGATGACAATGAAGACAACGACGATGATGAAGAATTTCAATAAGGTGGGACCAATCAGTACTCCACACAAGAAAACAATGAGGAGAAGTGTGTCGGCCATTGATGGTGGTGCGACCGCTGAGGCAGCTGGAGAAGGAGATCGCGGCCAGAATCTCGAGACTCTCGATCTTAGCGGCATGTCCTTGGCTTCCCTCCCAGCATCTTCTATCAACTTAGCTTCCATCTCGAAACTCGATCTCTCCAATAACAATATTCAg CAAATTCCGGAGTCTCTAGTAGCGAGAATGTTAAACTTGTGGGCATTGGATTTGCACTCCAATCAGCTCAAAACGCTCCCAAACTCCATTGGATGTCTTTCCAAGCTTAAGATTCTTAATGTCTCTGGAAACAACCTACAAGCTCTCCCCAAAACTATCGAAGATTGCAG ATCGCTGGAAGAGCTGAACGCCAACTTCAACGAGCTGACACTGCTTCCAGATACGATAGGGTTCGAGCTAACGAATTTGACAAAGCTCTCCGTCAATTCAAACAAGCTTGTCCTGTTACCAAGCTCCCTTGGCCACTTAACGTCGCTACGTGTGCTTGACGCGCGGCTTAACTGCCTCGTATCGCTCCCTGAGGATCTAGAGAACCTCGTGAACCTTCAGGTCCTTAACGTTAGCCAGAACTTCCAGCACTTGAAGACGTTACCTTACTCCGTTGGGTTATTGATATCTCTAGTGGAGCTTGACGTTAGTTATAACGGGATTAGGGTTTTACCGGACTCCATCGGCTGTCTTCGCCGGATTCAGAAGCTCTCCGTCGAGGGTAATCCCCTCGTCTCCCCACCTTTTGAAGTG GTGGAACATGGTTTGGAAGCAGTGAAGCAGTACATGAGCGAGAAGATGACCGAGTCTAATAACAAAACTCCGACGAAGAAAAAGTTGTGGGGCATTGGTAAGATGGTCAAGTACAAGACCTTTCACGGCTTTAGCTCATCTCCGGGAAGGTCTCCAGGAAGGAGAACCGGCGGTGACCGCCATAGAGAGGAGAGGGAAGGCTTCATCAACGTCTCCGACTACCGCCAAATCGACGGACTAGCTTCCCCGAGACACGTGTCCCTCTTCAACCCGCGTCGCCTCTTGTCTCCATTATCCACGTTTTTCTCTCCTCCAAGGTATTAG